GCCCGGCTCATACGCTCCAACGATCCCCGAGGATTCGCTGCCAACTATCAATACAACGTAGCTCCAGTTTTCGACTCCTCTCCATTCTTCTTCTTCACGCTCAAGACGGCGAACGCGATCGCAGATTTGCGCGGTACGCGTGGAGGCATGGACTGGCGCGTAAACCTCGGCATTGTCATTCTGGGAATGGTGCTGCTGATCTCTCTGCTTGCAGTTCTTGCTTTTCTTCTGATTCCACTGGCCTATGAACCGCAGGCGTCCCATCCCAGAATCCTGCGGTTGAGTTATTTCATCGCCGTAGGACTCGGTTACATCCTCGTGGAAATTACGCTGATCCAGCGCTTCGTTCTTTTCCTTGGACACCCCACGTATGCGCTCACAGTCGTCATCTTTCTTATGCTGCTGGCCAGCGGCGCCGGAAGTCTCACTGCGCGACGCCTGGACGTGGGAACACGCGCTCTCAAGCCCATCCTGCTGATCATTGTTATCGCGGTAGTCGTCTATCTGTCGCTTCTGCCCATTATCCTGAGATCGCTGGTGGGCCTGAACTTCGCCGTGAAGCTTCTGGTGAGCGGAGCGCTAATCGTCCCGCTGGGCTTCGTAATGGGCATGCCCTTTCCGACGGGACTGCGATTGCTCGACCAGTCCTCAATTGGGACAACTGGACTCACCGAGTGGGCGTGGGCCATGAATGCATCTGCCAGCGTTCTGGGATCGGTGCTGGCGATGGTGATCGCCCTTCACTTCGGGCTGAACGTTACATTTTTCTGCGGCGCATTGGCCTACACTCTGGCAGGTCTGCTGATTCCAGCCCTATCTCTTCAGCGCGCTTAGAAGTTCAGATTGAGAGAAGTTGCAAACTTTTCACTTTCCCGCGAAATCCCTGGTCGAAGCTGACGAGCTGTAATTCTGCAACCGAGGCGAATGCGGCTAGGTAAGCATCGGCCCAGTCTTTGGGGGCCGAATGGCCCTGTTTGGTAAGGGCCCTAAAGGGCGAGTCTATGTTTGGAGGTTCCGCCAACAGAGACACCCGATCATCCGCTAGCCATTGATCGTAAGCTTTCCAGGCTTCGACTGGGCTCAAAACATCCGCTGCGCCCATGACCGCTTCCGTAGTGAGAAGTCGCAGCAGGCTCACTTGAGTAACGCGGCAAAAATGCAAGCGATCGTCATCTCCGAGGCTCGCCAGCCACCGAGCCGCCGCTTCATGATGTGTGTGTCGTTGATACGTCAGCGCAACCCAAACATTTACGTCAGGGAAAAGGAATGAGGTCGAAGATCTTGGCATTATCGAGTTCCAATTTGCCTGGTTGTTTGGACTTAATGATAGGAACCACTACACGATGCTTCCTCTTCTTCGCGGTTGCGCCTAATTCGTGCTCGACGCCCCGCAGGATAAGTTCCTTTACGGAGCGACCCTCGCTCGCTGCCTTGCTTTTTAGCTGGCGGTACACAGGATCGGGGATGTCGACTGTAGTACGCATGCCAGTATTCTGCCATATTTATGGCTGCAGAGCTAGACGAGCTCAAATCTCCCCTAACCCCTTCCTCCCGAAGCTGGTCTAATCCTGCGAATGGAGCTTACCGACCGGGCGGCCGTTGATGAGGTGCTCGCCGGCAAACACGAGTCGTTCCGTGTGCTGGTGGACCGTCACGGACGCAAGGTCTTCGGCTTGGCATATCGCATGACCGGCAATGAACACGACGCGGATGAAGTAGTGCAGGAGACCTTCCTGCGCTGTTACAAGCGACTCGATAGCTTCGAGGCCCGCTCCACCTTCTCTACTTGGCTCTATCGCATCGCCTCGAACTGCGCCCTCGATCTGCTCGCCAAGCGGAAGCAGGACAAGACTCACATCGTGGAGAGCGACGCCCGCGACGACGATGCCAATCCAGAGGAGCGGACGCTTGACTATGCCAGTCCGCAGCCTGGACCGGAGCGCATGCTGCTCAGCTCCGAGCTGCGACAGCGTGTGGCCGGCGCCATGAAGCGTCTTACCGATGTCGAGCGCACGGCATTCGTCCTCCGCCATTTTGAGGGCCGCTCGATCGCCGAGATCGGCGCTGTGTTGAAAGTTCGCGAGGAAGCAGTGAAGAACACAATTTTTCGTGCAGTCAAAAAAATGCGTACCGAACTAGAACCACTCGTGACTCCCGGCTTGCGAGGAGGCTCGCGATGAACCACCCCAGCGAGCAGAATCTGGTTCTCTACTTCTACGGCGACGCTCCGAGAGCCGCGGCCCTCGATCGTCATCTTGCTGAGTGCAAAGAGTGTGCCGCCGAGTTCGCGCAGCTTCGAGCAACACTCTCCGCGATCGATTATCCGGTGCCTGACCGTCCGGCAGATTACGAAGCTCAGCTTTGGAGCACGTTGCGACCACGGCTCGAGCAAAGCGAGGCTCCAAGGCGCTCGGCATGGGCAGCTGTTCTTCAACCTCGCCGTTGGGCGATTGCCGGGGCACTGGCGGCGATCATCGTTGGTGCGTTCCTCCTTGGCCGAATTTCGGGACCTAAGCAGCCCGGCTCAACCCAGGTTGTTAACAAACAATCGCCGTCAGGCAAGGACCGGGTGCTCATGGTCGCGGTGGGCGATCACCTCGATCGTACAGAAATGATTCTGGTGGAGCTGGCCAACACTCGCGCCGAAGGCAAAGTCGATATCTCCGCGGAGCGCGATTTTGCCCAGACCCTGGTCAACGAGAACCGGCTCTACCGGCAGACCGCCCAGCGTGACAAGGATCCCGAGATCGCCAATGTGCTCGATCAGGTAGAGCGCGTGCTGATCGATATCGCCCACCATCCTGATTCCGTTTCGGGAAAAGAACTGGAAGAGCTTCAGCAGCGGATCGAGTCGCAGGGGGTGCTGTTCAAGGTGCGTGTCATTGAATCGAAAGTTAAGGCGCGCAGCCGAGCGGAATCGGGAAAGCCGAAGAGCGCAGGAGATGCGAGGTTATGAGGATGGCATTACGACACCCCATCTTCAAGACTGTCATCGTGAGGCCCGCGTTAGCAGAACCGGCGGCGGTAGCCGCTGGGTCAGTGAGTCAAAACCAGCATCGCATCAGTCAAGCAGTTCCATGCATAGACGCACCCAGCGGCTACCGCCGCTGGTTCTGTTCAGCTTCGCGCATACATCTGTATTACAAGGCAACCACTAAATGAAAAAAACAACATCATTCATAATTTTCATCCTGATTCTCACTATCACGCTCGGCGGCGCCGCCGCAGCGCAAACCGACGATCTTCCACCCGGCGCGATCTCCAGTTTTCAGCCGCAGAAGAGCGGAGATCGCGTCGACGACGCGCTTGCAGCCGGTAAGGATGCCATCTACCAGGAACAGTGGCAAAAGGCGCTCGACTCTTATTCCCAAGTTGTAAAGGCCGGGCGCGCCCATGTGGACGAAGCGTTGTACTGGCAAGCCTATGCACAAGACAAGCTTGGGCAGGACCCGCAAGCACTCAAAACCATTGCACAACTAAGACGAGAGTACCCACGCAGCCAATGGATCAAAGATGCGGGAGCCCTCGAGCAGGAAATCCTTCGTAAACAAGGAAAGACAGTAAAACCGGATCAAGAGTCTGATTGCGACCTGAAGCTGCTGGCCGTCAACAGCCTCATGAACAGCGATCCTGACCGCGCGGTACCGATTATCGAAAAGCTTCTAAATAACGGCGGGAATTCAGGGCAATGCGAAGGCCAGGTTCTGGACAAAGCGCTCTTTGTTCTTTCACAGAGTGACAGTCAGCGCGCTCGCGATCTGATGCTCCAGATCGCAACCGGCAAACTTCATCCTGAGCTGCAGAAGAAAGCAATTCACTATCTCGGCATCAGCGGGAACCACGACACCCTGATGAAGATTTACCAGGGAAGCAGCAGCGTCGAAGCCAAGAAGACTGCCCTTCACAGCCTGGGTATCTCCGGCGGCTGCACCGAATTGCTGACTTTGTCTGCTCCTGAAAAGGATCCGCAGCTGGTGAAAGAAGCGATCCACTCCATGGGCATCGCCGGCTGCAAAAGCGAGGTCCGCGATCTCTATAACAAAGTGACTGATTCCGAAGTAAAACGCGATCTTCTGCATTCTACGATCGTTTCTGGCGACACTGAGCTGCAACAGAAAGTCGCGATGAGCGATCCCGATCCGAAGATGCGGGCTGAGGCGCTCAAGGATCTCGGTGTCTCCGGCGGCTGCACTCAACTTTCAGGGTTTTCTGCAAACGAAAAGGACCCTGAAGTGGTTCATGCAGCCATTAAGGCCATGGGAGTTGGCGGTTGCCAGCAGCAGTTGCGAGATCTTTACAACAAAACCACCAATCCCGATATGAAACGCGAGGTCCTGCACTCGACGATCGTCTCCGGCGATACCGAGTTGCAGGAGAAGGTCGCGCTCAGCGATTCCGATCCCAAGCTGAGGATGGAAGCGATCAAGGATCTTGGTATTTCCGGCGGCAGCAGCGCCACGCTGACGAAGATCTATCAGAACGATCAGAACCCCGATGTCCGCAGTGTGGT
This window of the Acidobacteriota bacterium genome carries:
- a CDS encoding VapC toxin family PIN domain ribonuclease; the encoded protein is MPRSSTSFLFPDVNVWVALTYQRHTHHEAAARWLASLGDDDRLHFCRVTQVSLLRLLTTEAVMGAADVLSPVEAWKAYDQWLADDRVSLLAEPPNIDSPFRALTKQGHSAPKDWADAYLAAFASVAELQLVSFDQGFRGKVKSLQLLSI
- a CDS encoding RNA polymerase subunit sigma-24, giving the protein MELTDRAAVDEVLAGKHESFRVLVDRHGRKVFGLAYRMTGNEHDADEVVQETFLRCYKRLDSFEARSTFSTWLYRIASNCALDLLAKRKQDKTHIVESDARDDDANPEERTLDYASPQPGPERMLLSSELRQRVAGAMKRLTDVERTAFVLRHFEGRSIAEIGAVLKVREEAVKNTIFRAVKKMRTELEPLVTPGLRGGSR